A single region of the Bartonella harrusi genome encodes:
- a CDS encoding Bgr_08870 family protein — MTKTKKLAMELPKEGRFISSEFPILRENLTKLDQAIMEVEEKLDEKAPAKHTHSIGDVTNLEAALKSKMPANKTFSFADLGDIEGAKDAANNYVLYKASNNHFTFGSAVSLLGAHQHKIEDIVGLDRFRAKINEDLTSYGRLAQANEWQNYNKFTSKVTIAGDLELISNSSLNLMHNGEIVTSLSITGSKLKGPLKVDGAEVYSKDEAVIALQEIRDEITKLRKATSPLEVLVTESGPIPWPEGVSDNTDIEIWAWGGGGGGGYGNSSGGGGGGGRARVQIKGSQLKFSRSVQIGCGGKGGDASYGGGSGGGSTIIKDIIRAGGGGGGTGNLSSYGGSGGDGEINGNGRGGSGGGSYSTNTSVNGSSSTFGGGGGGCYAHYKVSGGTFNARYSTSIGHGGSSIYGGAGGGCGAQKSQGGYSGKGGNGGNSGGNKAGGGGGYFPGKSGDEGGNGGNGAVLLRFFI, encoded by the coding sequence ATGACAAAAACCAAAAAGCTTGCAATGGAATTGCCCAAAGAAGGGCGTTTTATCAGTTCTGAATTTCCTATTTTGCGTGAGAACTTGACAAAACTTGATCAAGCCATAATGGAAGTTGAGGAAAAGCTAGACGAAAAAGCTCCTGCAAAACACACGCATAGCATAGGGGATGTTACAAATCTTGAGGCAGCCCTCAAAAGCAAGATGCCAGCAAATAAAACCTTTTCCTTTGCTGATTTGGGCGATATTGAGGGCGCTAAGGATGCTGCGAACAATTATGTTCTCTACAAAGCAAGCAACAATCATTTTACCTTTGGCAGTGCTGTCTCCCTTCTTGGAGCGCACCAACATAAAATTGAAGATATTGTTGGTCTTGATAGATTTAGAGCCAAGATTAATGAAGATCTGACAAGCTATGGGCGCCTAGCACAAGCCAATGAATGGCAGAATTATAACAAGTTTACCAGTAAAGTCACCATTGCTGGTGATTTGGAACTCATAAGCAATTCGTCATTGAATCTCATGCATAATGGGGAAATCGTCACAAGTCTCAGCATCACGGGCAGCAAGCTTAAAGGACCGCTCAAGGTTGATGGTGCGGAAGTTTATAGCAAAGACGAAGCTGTTATTGCTCTTCAAGAAATACGTGATGAAATCACAAAACTGAGGAAAGCGACCTCTCCCCTAGAAGTTCTTGTAACAGAAAGTGGTCCCATTCCATGGCCTGAAGGTGTTAGCGATAACACCGATATCGAAATATGGGCGTGGGGTGGCGGAGGAGGTGGTGGATATGGAAATAGCAGTGGTGGAGGTGGCGGTGGAGGACGCGCGCGTGTTCAAATTAAAGGATCTCAGTTGAAATTCTCAAGAAGCGTTCAAATTGGATGTGGTGGAAAAGGTGGTGATGCTTCCTATGGTGGTGGCAGCGGAGGTGGAAGTACAATTATTAAAGACATTATCCGTGCAGGTGGTGGCGGCGGTGGTACTGGAAATTTGAGTAGTTATGGTGGCAGTGGTGGCGATGGAGAAATAAATGGCAATGGTCGCGGCGGTAGCGGTGGCGGCTCCTACTCTACCAATACCAGTGTCAATGGTAGTAGTTCTACTTTCGGAGGCGGTGGTGGTGGCTGCTATGCACACTATAAAGTCAGTGGTGGCACTTTTAATGCCCGCTACTCTACATCTATTGGTCATGGTGGAAGCTCTATTTATGGTGGTGCTGGAGGTGGTTGTGGTGCACAAAAGAGCCAAGGAGGCTACAGTGGGAAAGGAGGAAATGGTGGAAATAGTGGTGGCAATAAAGCTGGTGGAGGTGGAGGCTATTTTCCAGGAAAGTCTGGTGACGAAGGTGGCAATGGTGGCAACGGAGCAGTGTTGTTGAGATTTTTTATATAG
- a CDS encoding type II toxin-antitoxin system Phd/YefM family antitoxin produces the protein MKKYSFTDVNRGAGDILDEAMSTPVALTKRGREKIVMLPINLYNELIKSHSSVQAFSYMDAPKSILDDLDRGLDDILNGDEHV, from the coding sequence ATGAAGAAATATAGTTTTACCGATGTAAACCGTGGAGCTGGCGATATTTTAGACGAAGCGATGTCTACACCTGTCGCTTTAACAAAGCGAGGACGTGAAAAAATTGTTATGCTTCCTATCAATTTATATAATGAATTAATCAAATCCCATTCCAGTGTACAAGCTTTTTCTTACATGGATGCACCAAAGAGTATATTAGATGATTTAGATCGTGGTTTAGATGATATTTTAAATGGCGATGAACATGTTTAA
- a CDS encoding type II toxin-antitoxin system PemK/MazF family toxin — protein sequence MFKAGDVVRYYYLWHEQAQKGEHSGRKARPACVMVKTEIHLFLFPITSQEPLNLQFSLKIPEIECKRVGLQKQSWVRVDEFNVVPCKAFFDFEDLKPQGRFSPAFMRKIALKIKEVKAIKPLGKVSRD from the coding sequence ATGTTTAAAGCAGGTGATGTCGTTAGATATTATTATTTGTGGCATGAACAAGCGCAAAAAGGTGAACATTCAGGGCGAAAAGCACGTCCTGCCTGTGTGATGGTTAAAACTGAAATTCATCTTTTCTTGTTTCCGATTACTTCTCAAGAACCTCTTAATTTGCAATTTAGCTTAAAAATACCTGAGATAGAATGTAAGCGCGTGGGCTTACAAAAGCAGTCTTGGGTGCGTGTTGATGAATTTAATGTTGTTCCTTGCAAAGCTTTTTTTGACTTTGAAGATTTAAAACCACAAGGGCGTTTTAGCCCTGCTTTCATGCGTAAAATTGCACTTAAAATTAAAGAAGTTAAAGCAATAAAACCACTCGGAAAAGTCTCTAGAGACTGA
- a CDS encoding phage tail assembly protein, with amino-acid sequence MTIQTSITHQLLIPVTFEGKEHTTITLQRPKTKDVQAIDKKEGVEQTIAMVARLSGWPHEAVGELDMSDLSSIGEILESFIKRRDTSTGKPPLN; translated from the coding sequence ATGACCATACAAACAAGCATCACGCATCAATTGCTTATCCCTGTGACCTTTGAAGGAAAAGAGCATACCACAATTACCTTACAGCGCCCCAAAACAAAAGATGTGCAAGCAATCGACAAAAAGGAAGGTGTTGAACAAACAATTGCTATGGTTGCACGCCTTTCTGGATGGCCCCATGAAGCTGTTGGGGAACTCGATATGAGTGACTTATCGAGCATTGGAGAAATTTTAGAGTCTTTTATCAAGCGGCGGGATACCTCGACTGGGAAACCGCCGCTCAACTGA
- a CDS encoding phage tail tape measure protein, with translation MSEKVADAKVKLSLEDKLTAPLKHLQKRFDTLSKTLSHRLSIPRFSAAVKNMTSRLQGVQSALGTAASRASLFTGALGLAGGGLIASVTAVTMKTMHLGDSLHHASRHLGMSVTALQLWGDAADNSGYSAELFQQSLATLNRRSAQAYAGQKRGIMGFEALGISVKDASGKLKSNSTLLEEITDKMSKMKNQAQRQHIAALLFGGDGKEMAAMLAQGMAPIKELFAKARKGKWLIGADVARYAADLSDKLGAFKKKIGGIARFIGTRFMPILNDMIDSFSKLIDENRDLIQTTVAGWAKTLKKVFHDLLDPTSDLRKGISDLTERIKGWFFWMKPLVGEITLLKVGLIALGCFIFGPLIAALAAVGASFVTLDYTIMTTPIGWLIGGIAALVALYKYWDKINGWVAASLAAVGAVLTGAFIAAMAPAASTVAGLAVTLVTSLIPAITAVGSAFISLGVAIMTTPVGWIIGDIAALVTAGYLLYKNWNTVVNFISKLWDSFASLFSNTFSKLFTLFKEFSPLFWIAKKVNALIDWLFGVNLMDAGAHLIGSLWDGIKSQWTALCNWFSGMISKLTSWMPDWMKEKLGFNVSINKTSTETIKTFTDETNARAKRIMDTAVVTKSPFGQSNSGFNKGAIATKHIETPNAKADAFKAPKPIAGHKAVEVDARVTITNLNISVPNGLKDEIRDAVNQALERYAKQQRLAIASSLSD, from the coding sequence ATGAGTGAAAAAGTTGCTGATGCAAAGGTAAAATTGTCTCTTGAAGACAAACTTACCGCGCCTCTTAAACATCTTCAAAAAAGATTTGATACATTGTCAAAAACACTCTCCCATAGATTGAGTATCCCTCGCTTTTCTGCTGCAGTCAAAAATATGACATCACGTTTGCAAGGCGTTCAAAGTGCCCTTGGCACAGCGGCAAGCCGTGCTTCACTCTTTACCGGTGCTTTAGGGCTTGCCGGTGGAGGTCTTATCGCAAGTGTCACCGCCGTCACCATGAAAACCATGCATCTTGGGGATAGTCTTCATCACGCATCACGGCATTTAGGCATGAGTGTCACAGCGCTTCAGTTATGGGGGGATGCGGCAGACAATTCAGGATATTCTGCTGAACTTTTTCAACAATCCTTAGCAACTTTAAATAGGCGTTCGGCACAAGCATATGCCGGACAAAAAAGAGGCATTATGGGGTTTGAGGCACTTGGCATTTCTGTCAAAGATGCTTCTGGAAAACTCAAATCAAACTCTACCTTGTTAGAAGAAATCACCGACAAGATGAGTAAAATGAAAAATCAAGCGCAAAGACAGCATATTGCTGCTCTGCTGTTTGGTGGTGATGGCAAGGAAATGGCAGCCATGCTTGCGCAAGGGATGGCACCCATCAAAGAGCTGTTTGCAAAAGCACGGAAAGGAAAATGGTTGATTGGTGCCGATGTCGCACGCTATGCCGCAGATCTCAGTGATAAGCTTGGTGCTTTTAAGAAAAAAATAGGCGGTATCGCGCGCTTTATTGGCACACGCTTTATGCCTATTCTCAACGATATGATTGACAGTTTTTCAAAACTGATTGATGAAAACCGTGATCTCATACAAACAACCGTTGCTGGATGGGCTAAAACCTTAAAAAAAGTCTTTCATGATTTGCTTGATCCTACCTCTGATTTGAGAAAAGGCATCAGTGATCTTACCGAGAGGATTAAAGGCTGGTTTTTCTGGATGAAACCGCTTGTTGGTGAAATAACCCTGTTAAAAGTAGGACTTATAGCACTTGGTTGCTTTATTTTTGGTCCACTCATTGCCGCATTAGCTGCCGTGGGCGCATCTTTTGTCACGCTTGACTATACAATCATGACAACTCCTATTGGTTGGCTCATTGGTGGTATTGCGGCACTTGTTGCACTCTATAAATATTGGGATAAAATCAATGGTTGGGTTGCTGCTTCTTTAGCCGCAGTTGGAGCAGTTCTTACCGGAGCATTCATTGCGGCAATGGCACCAGCTGCCTCCACAGTTGCTGGTCTTGCTGTAACTCTTGTCACTTCACTTATTCCAGCAATAACTGCCGTTGGTTCTGCTTTTATATCGCTTGGGGTCGCAATCATGACCACTCCCGTAGGCTGGATAATCGGGGACATTGCGGCGCTTGTCACAGCTGGATATCTGCTCTATAAAAACTGGAATACAGTCGTAAATTTCATAAGCAAGTTATGGGATTCTTTTGCCAGTTTGTTCAGTAACACTTTCAGTAAACTCTTTACGCTCTTTAAAGAGTTTTCACCCCTCTTCTGGATAGCAAAAAAGGTCAACGCATTGATTGATTGGTTGTTCGGCGTCAATTTAATGGACGCAGGGGCTCATCTGATTGGCAGCTTGTGGGACGGCATCAAAAGCCAATGGACCGCTCTATGCAATTGGTTTAGCGGCATGATAAGCAAATTAACCAGTTGGATGCCTGATTGGATGAAAGAAAAACTTGGTTTCAATGTTTCAATCAACAAAACTTCAACAGAAACGATTAAAACCTTTACCGATGAAACCAATGCACGTGCAAAAAGAATAATGGATACCGCTGTTGTCACCAAGTCCCCCTTTGGACAAAGCAACAGTGGTTTTAATAAAGGGGCAATTGCAACAAAGCATATAGAAACTCCCAATGCAAAAGCAGATGCCTTCAAAGCTCCCAAACCAATTGCGGGTCATAAAGCTGTTGAAGTAGACGCCCGTGTAACCATTACAAATCTCAATATTTCAGTGCCAAATGGTCTCAAAGATGAAATCAGAGACGCTGTCAATCAAGCCCTTGAACGCTATGCCAAACAGCAACG
- a CDS encoding phage tail sheath subtilisin-like domain-containing protein: protein MTTGFLHGVEVVEVDDGTRPLRAVQSAVIGIVGTAPDADEQAFPLNTPVLVTGSLSQAAKLDKTGKRQGTLPNALDLIFKQVGAIVVVVRVQEGDNENATLTNVLGGVNTNGAYEGVHALIGAQSLLGQTPRILIAPGFTHKRPVSLSKIDVTNKGSGYTQATVKIAGGAKAEAILANGQVTSIVLKDNGFDYQTAPNVVIEGDGTGATAKAEISATSNPVAAELIGIAERLRAIVVIDAPNTTDEAALDAAKDFDSKRAVIVDPFVKVNRDGEIIEQPASAAVAGVIAKTDFTHGFWHSPSNKVINGIVGITRPIDFSIGDRSSRANLLNEQNITTIIRENGYRLWGNRTLSSDTKFAFLSVVRTADMINDAILRGHMWAVDRNIKKTYMSDVSESVNAYLRDLKAQGAILGGQCTPDPELNTASAIESGRVYFNVEFTPTTPAEHITFRSRIINDYLEEIF, encoded by the coding sequence ATGACAACAGGTTTTTTACACGGTGTTGAAGTTGTCGAGGTGGACGATGGAACGCGTCCCCTTCGTGCGGTTCAATCGGCAGTTATCGGCATTGTCGGCACAGCACCCGATGCCGATGAACAGGCTTTTCCCCTCAATACACCGGTGTTGGTTACCGGTTCACTTTCACAAGCAGCAAAACTGGATAAAACAGGAAAACGTCAAGGCACCCTACCCAATGCTCTTGATCTTATTTTTAAGCAAGTGGGTGCCATTGTTGTTGTCGTGCGTGTGCAAGAAGGTGATAACGAAAATGCAACATTGACCAATGTTTTAGGCGGTGTGAACACCAATGGTGCTTATGAAGGTGTGCATGCTTTGATTGGAGCACAATCCCTGCTTGGACAAACACCACGCATTCTGATTGCTCCAGGCTTTACCCATAAACGCCCCGTTAGCCTTAGCAAGATTGATGTCACCAACAAAGGCAGCGGTTATACCCAAGCAACTGTTAAAATTGCCGGCGGTGCAAAAGCAGAAGCAATCCTTGCCAATGGACAAGTAACCTCGATTGTTCTCAAGGACAATGGCTTTGATTATCAAACCGCCCCCAATGTAGTGATTGAAGGTGATGGCACTGGCGCAACAGCAAAAGCCGAAATCAGTGCAACCTCTAATCCTGTAGCAGCAGAGTTGATTGGCATTGCCGAACGTCTGCGCGCTATTGTGGTCATTGACGCACCAAACACAACCGATGAAGCAGCTCTTGATGCTGCAAAGGATTTTGATTCAAAACGCGCTGTTATTGTTGATCCTTTTGTAAAGGTGAATCGTGATGGAGAAATCATAGAACAGCCCGCAAGTGCGGCGGTTGCTGGTGTCATTGCCAAAACAGATTTCACACATGGTTTTTGGCATTCCCCTTCAAACAAAGTGATCAATGGCATTGTAGGAATTACCCGCCCGATTGATTTTTCCATTGGTGACAGATCAAGCCGTGCCAACCTTCTCAATGAACAAAACATCACAACAATTATTCGTGAGAATGGTTATCGTCTTTGGGGCAATCGCACCCTTTCAAGCGATACAAAATTCGCTTTCTTATCCGTTGTGAGAACCGCGGATATGATCAATGACGCCATCTTGCGTGGGCACATGTGGGCGGTCGACCGCAATATCAAAAAAACCTACATGAGTGATGTGAGTGAAAGCGTCAATGCCTATTTGCGTGATTTGAAAGCACAAGGTGCCATTCTTGGTGGGCAGTGCACGCCTGATCCAGAGTTGAATACAGCAAGCGCCATTGAGAGCGGCAGAGTCTATTTCAATGTTGAATTTACACCAACAACACCAGCAGAACATATCACCTTCCGTTCACGCATCATCAATGATTACCTAGAGGAGATCTTTTAA
- a CDS encoding GpE family phage tail protein — MEHWRNFRVFYQAAGYLDWETAAQLIADIAIVFHWSLADMMEMDPQELIFWRKQAAERYKSK, encoded by the coding sequence ATCGAGCATTGGAGAAATTTTAGAGTCTTTTATCAAGCGGCGGGATACCTCGACTGGGAAACCGCCGCTCAACTGATAGCGGACATTGCCATTGTTTTTCATTGGTCCCTTGCAGACATGATGGAAATGGATCCGCAAGAATTAATCTTCTGGCGAAAACAAGCAGCAGAAAGGTATAAATCAAAATGA
- a CDS encoding antA/AntB antirepressor family protein, translating to MNTLIKITEQTIDQETVQTVNARELHIFLEIGKRFATWITDRIRQYEFEEGKDFIKTQDLRFPKLGSTKSRAVTAINYLITLDMAKELSMVERNEKGKQARRYFIECEKKLRNQAVDYDNDTRFSFPKDWEKMSPTKKAVYIYGPLHMHLVKAFTLAEESKHYKTLIEEAKRVLANPVAKGA from the coding sequence ATGAACACTCTTATTAAAATTACAGAACAAACCATTGATCAAGAAACTGTTCAAACCGTCAATGCACGCGAATTACATATATTTTTGGAAATAGGAAAACGCTTTGCTACTTGGATTACAGATCGTATTCGTCAATATGAATTTGAAGAGGGAAAAGATTTTATAAAAACACAAGATTTGCGGTTCCCAAAATTGGGAAGCACAAAATCTAGGGCTGTTACAGCAATTAACTATCTTATCACTCTAGATATGGCGAAAGAACTTTCTATGGTTGAGAGAAATGAGAAAGGTAAGCAAGCTCGTCGTTACTTTATTGAGTGTGAAAAGAAACTAAGAAACCAAGCTGTTGATTATGATAATGATACACGTTTTTCTTTTCCAAAAGATTGGGAAAAAATGTCCCCTACTAAAAAGGCTGTTTACATTTATGGACCTCTCCATATGCATCTTGTTAAAGCCTTCACATTAGCAGAAGAGAGTAAACATTATAAAACGCTTATTGAAGAAGCCAAACGTGTTTTAGCAAACCCTGTTGCAAAAGGTGCTTAG
- a CDS encoding DUF4815 domain-containing protein, giving the protein MKHESGLPFAIDRSCGKDDQQSVVFYGQRPFIQSGELNEMQTIIRGRHDRLGRLVAKEGDRVERADAFVNKNAKTVTLTEGKIYIAGDIFPVSQAVLNAVSMVGRLEIGVKLQKTWITHEDDPELLGQVPGTLAQGEPGAARETAKLVWALKEDGQQGTFFPVYILQDGILIDQKSPSLLEPAMQAIATYDRAHGHYIVNGCRVTALGRKNGCQVFSIQEGEANINGFKRKRLAALRHEEREEFSQGLVPSETHIFAPQKGKTSFTFKSYYASIADIHSLLLTKEKTVTLTRGAVVAGRDGVPDKSITSFLKVMQGNKEFKEGTDFKKTGDTIDWAPMGDEPRPGSSYTVTYRYRAQVTADKVTAQEITLSGGAQGGDIIVRYTYKLPRIDRIGLNTEGRVVYIKGISADQPMAPSVPEDVLSLATITNSWLDLPLVVNDGTRVAPYDEMWRYFQRVLSLDRLMQLERIKSNVDSKEPVAKKGMFADPFLDDSYRDEGFTQTGAVGNGILQLAIDPTFYTAPLKAPVTLDWTNEVIIAQELTTACEKINPYQNFAPLPGTITLNPATDFWHVQRTDWLSSVTNQLNMGWNRGRTIRNTEVHDDLINTHQEQIDFLRQITLGFKIEGFGKGEILDSLTFDGVNVLPKSRLVANDNGILESIFKIPENIPAGTQNVVARGKGGTLATGLFTGQGVIDVKVIRHTTTVKIWTQVDPQAQVFTPEETRQITGLDFHLCKIGNPNHDLVIDLVTTENGYPTANIQAQSFYSMKGAKTGWAQARYDVPLLVPNDRLTAFVIKTDDSDHSLSLAKLGGFDEEQQRFVSSHPYVTGPRFSSVNAQSWSAHQDEALAFRVLAARYRQTTKTIDLGTFNLVNCSDLQIRAAVELPSSDCSVIFEIERNNGTIYQLLPFQLLSLTEYISEKVRLRAILKGTEKLSPILFAPVQLIAGKIHNTATYVTRAFAFGEKARLTSYIKTFLPGGSTFTLEMQRDDGAFTPLTLEETEQLTEPLWVERKFVSHDQTAKQARLKLTLTGGPCARSMLRDFGAGIL; this is encoded by the coding sequence ATGAAGCATGAAAGCGGTTTACCCTTTGCAATTGACAGATCTTGCGGCAAAGACGACCAACAAAGCGTTGTTTTCTACGGGCAACGTCCCTTTATCCAAAGTGGTGAACTCAATGAGATGCAAACCATCATCAGGGGGCGCCATGACCGTTTGGGGCGCTTGGTCGCCAAAGAGGGAGACCGTGTTGAACGAGCCGATGCCTTTGTCAATAAAAACGCAAAGACCGTTACTTTAACAGAAGGCAAAATCTATATCGCAGGGGATATCTTTCCGGTCTCACAAGCGGTTCTGAATGCTGTTTCGATGGTTGGGCGTCTTGAAATCGGTGTGAAGTTGCAAAAAACATGGATTACCCATGAGGATGATCCAGAACTGTTGGGGCAGGTTCCCGGCACCTTGGCACAAGGAGAGCCCGGTGCGGCGCGCGAAACAGCAAAGCTTGTTTGGGCCTTAAAAGAGGATGGGCAGCAAGGCACGTTCTTTCCTGTTTATATCTTACAAGACGGCATTTTGATTGACCAAAAGTCCCCCTCACTGCTTGAACCCGCCATGCAAGCCATTGCGACTTATGACCGTGCCCATGGTCATTATATCGTCAATGGATGCCGGGTGACGGCTCTGGGACGAAAGAATGGATGCCAAGTGTTTAGCATTCAAGAAGGAGAAGCCAATATCAATGGCTTTAAGCGCAAACGCCTTGCTGCTTTGCGCCATGAAGAGAGGGAAGAGTTTTCGCAAGGGCTTGTGCCTAGTGAAACGCATATTTTTGCCCCGCAAAAAGGCAAAACAAGCTTTACCTTTAAAAGCTATTATGCTTCCATTGCCGATATCCACTCTCTTTTGTTGACAAAAGAAAAAACCGTTACCCTCACCCGCGGTGCGGTCGTTGCTGGGCGAGATGGTGTTCCCGATAAAAGCATCACCTCTTTTCTCAAAGTCATGCAAGGCAACAAGGAATTTAAAGAAGGAACAGATTTTAAGAAGACCGGTGATACCATTGACTGGGCACCGATGGGGGATGAACCGCGTCCTGGCAGCAGTTACACGGTAACCTATCGCTATCGTGCACAAGTAACCGCCGATAAGGTCACGGCACAGGAAATCACGCTCTCAGGGGGGGCACAAGGGGGGGATATCATTGTTCGTTACACTTACAAATTGCCCCGTATTGACCGTATAGGTCTCAATACAGAGGGCCGTGTGGTTTATATCAAGGGGATTTCGGCAGATCAACCGATGGCGCCCAGCGTTCCTGAAGATGTCCTCTCCCTTGCCACCATCACCAATAGTTGGTTAGATCTTCCGCTTGTGGTCAATGATGGCACGCGTGTTGCCCCCTATGATGAGATGTGGCGTTATTTTCAAAGGGTGCTGTCCCTTGATCGCTTGATGCAATTAGAGCGCATTAAAAGCAATGTTGACTCTAAAGAGCCCGTTGCCAAAAAAGGCATGTTTGCTGACCCGTTTCTTGATGACAGTTATCGCGATGAAGGGTTCACGCAAACAGGAGCTGTTGGCAATGGCATTTTACAGCTGGCTATTGATCCAACCTTTTATACCGCCCCCTTAAAGGCTCCTGTCACCCTTGACTGGACCAATGAAGTGATCATTGCCCAAGAATTGACAACCGCTTGCGAAAAAATCAACCCCTATCAAAATTTTGCCCCTCTGCCTGGTACGATCACACTCAATCCCGCAACAGACTTTTGGCATGTCCAGCGCACCGATTGGCTCTCAAGCGTGACCAATCAACTGAACATGGGATGGAACCGTGGGAGAACTATCCGTAACACAGAAGTGCATGATGATCTCATCAATACGCATCAAGAACAAATCGATTTCTTAAGACAAATTACCCTTGGCTTTAAAATTGAAGGTTTTGGCAAGGGGGAAATTTTAGACAGTCTCACCTTTGATGGTGTGAATGTCTTGCCAAAAAGCCGCCTTGTTGCCAATGACAATGGCATTTTGGAAAGCATTTTCAAAATCCCTGAAAATATTCCTGCCGGCACCCAGAATGTTGTAGCACGAGGCAAAGGGGGAACCCTTGCGACGGGTCTCTTTACCGGGCAAGGTGTTATTGATGTGAAAGTGATTCGGCACACCACAACAGTCAAGATCTGGACGCAAGTGGACCCGCAAGCGCAAGTCTTTACACCAGAAGAAACACGGCAAATCACCGGTCTTGACTTTCATCTTTGCAAAATCGGCAATCCCAATCATGATCTGGTGATTGATTTGGTCACAACCGAAAACGGTTATCCCACCGCCAATATCCAAGCCCAAAGCTTTTATTCCATGAAGGGGGCAAAAACCGGATGGGCACAGGCACGCTATGATGTCCCACTCCTCGTCCCCAATGATCGGTTAACGGCTTTTGTCATTAAGACCGATGATAGTGATCATTCCCTCTCACTCGCAAAGCTTGGAGGGTTTGATGAAGAACAGCAAAGATTTGTCTCAAGCCACCCCTATGTGACCGGTCCTCGTTTTTCCTCTGTCAATGCGCAAAGTTGGAGTGCCCATCAAGATGAGGCTTTGGCTTTTCGTGTCTTGGCAGCACGCTACAGACAAACAACAAAGACCATTGATCTTGGTACCTTTAATCTTGTTAACTGTTCTGATTTGCAAATCCGTGCCGCGGTTGAATTGCCTTCTAGTGATTGTTCGGTGATCTTTGAAATTGAAAGAAACAACGGCACGATTTATCAACTCTTACCCTTTCAATTGTTAAGCCTCACCGAATATATCAGTGAAAAGGTTCGATTACGTGCCATTCTCAAAGGCACGGAGAAACTCTCCCCCATTCTGTTTGCTCCTGTTCAGTTGATTGCCGGCAAGATCCATAACACAGCAACCTATGTTACCCGTGCTTTTGCCTTTGGTGAGAAAGCAAGATTGACCAGCTATATCAAGACCTTTTTACCAGGCGGCTCCACATTCACCCTCGAGATGCAACGGGATGATGGTGCTTTTACCCCTCTCACCTTAGAGGAAACAGAACAGCTTACTGAACCCCTTTGGGTGGAGCGAAAATTTGTCAGTCACGACCAAACAGCAAAGCAAGCGCGCTTGAAACTGACACTGACCGGTGGACCTTGCGCACGGTCAATGCTGCGTGATTTTGGTGCGGGTATTTTGTGA
- a CDS encoding phage major tail tube protein yields MTVPVLPRVLKYFNIFVDGIPYQAKCESVTLPNLSLVVEEYRGGGMDSSLEIDLGLETLILTMTISDCSPELMALLGRSDVNISLRSSMQAQGTPAEGVVITMRGLCKGFEMAEWQPGSKATSTATFTLQYFKYVQKDVEIVEIDVLNLIRKFNGVNQLAEHKNFLGI; encoded by the coding sequence ATGACTGTACCCGTTTTACCGAGAGTTCTAAAATATTTTAACATTTTTGTTGATGGCATTCCCTATCAAGCAAAATGCGAAAGCGTGACGCTGCCAAATTTAAGTTTGGTTGTTGAAGAGTATCGCGGTGGTGGCATGGATAGCTCTCTTGAGATTGATCTTGGCCTTGAAACACTCATCCTCACTATGACCATTTCTGATTGTTCTCCAGAACTGATGGCACTGTTAGGGCGCTCTGATGTGAACATTTCATTGCGAAGTTCAATGCAAGCACAAGGCACACCAGCAGAAGGTGTTGTCATCACTATGAGGGGGCTTTGCAAAGGCTTTGAAATGGCAGAATGGCAACCGGGAAGCAAAGCAACATCCACTGCTACATTTACATTGCAGTATTTCAAATATGTCCAAAAGGATGTTGAAATTGTTGAGATAGATGTCCTCAACTTAATCAGAAAATTCAATGGTGTTAATCAATTAGCAGAACATAAAAACTTTTTAGGAATATAA